A DNA window from Flavobacteriales bacterium contains the following coding sequences:
- the mutS gene encoding DNA mismatch repair protein MutS, whose protein sequence is MKQYYGIKGKYPDALLLFRVGDFYETFGDDAVKTSKILGITLTKRANGSASEVALAGFPHHSLDTYLPKLVKAGQRVAICDQLEEPTKGKKIVDRGVTELVTPGVTYSDQVLDNRSNHWLAAVHMGGVTLGVSFLDISTGEFLLAEGRPDYIDKLLQSFAPKEVLHEKKYKKDFQETFGSRYYTYALEDWVFQSGFARETLLKHFGVKNLKGYGVDHCDYGIIAAGAALHYLADTQHDQLAHIRRVRRVEEEKYVWMDRFTIRNLELLFTPHEDGVTLLDIMDRTISPMGARLMKRWIALTLKEMQPILDRHEVVEFLVGAPQRRDLIAGQLKEIGDLERLVSKVSTARINPREMNQLHRSLVALEPIKEFAECAEPRSLKQIGEELNPCSSLQKIIAEHLKENPPVQVSKGGVIADGVSKELDELREIVANGKKYLLELQQREAEKTGITSLKVAFNNVFGYYLEVRNTFKDKVPEEWVRKQTLVSAERYITEELKELESKILGAEERILALESNLYGALVSRLADYIEPIQNDAYQLARLDALNGLAVLAEESRYVRPEMNEEFAIAIDAGRHPVIERQLPLGEQYVSNDIRLDRDEQQIMMITGPNMSGKSALLRQTALISLMAQMGSFVPADAAKLGLVDKVFTRVGASDNISLGESTFMVEMNETASILNNLSERSLILLDEIGRGTSTYDGISIAWSIAEFLHEHPTKAKTLFATHYHELNEMRDRFDRIVNFNVSVREVDKKIIFLRKLVPGGSNHSFGIHVAQMAGMPVAVVDRSKQILSQLEQSHAEDLAGNSGDAAREVLKDMSGEMQLSFFQLDDPMLQNIKEELIKTDINNLTPVEALMKLNEIKKMVGG, encoded by the coding sequence ATGAAACAGTACTACGGCATCAAAGGGAAGTATCCCGATGCCTTGCTGTTGTTTCGCGTGGGCGACTTTTATGAGACCTTTGGCGACGATGCGGTCAAGACTTCTAAAATTCTCGGCATTACGCTGACCAAACGTGCCAACGGGTCGGCTTCGGAAGTGGCCTTGGCGGGTTTTCCCCACCATTCCTTGGATACTTATTTACCCAAGCTGGTGAAGGCGGGTCAGCGCGTAGCCATTTGCGATCAGCTCGAAGAGCCCACCAAGGGTAAAAAGATCGTGGACCGGGGAGTGACCGAACTCGTAACGCCGGGGGTGACTTACAGCGATCAGGTGCTCGATAACCGCAGTAACCACTGGCTTGCTGCCGTTCATATGGGTGGTGTGACCTTGGGCGTGTCGTTTCTGGACATAAGCACGGGAGAATTCCTTCTGGCCGAAGGCCGTCCGGACTATATTGACAAATTGCTTCAGAGTTTTGCGCCAAAGGAGGTGCTGCACGAGAAGAAGTACAAAAAAGACTTTCAAGAGACCTTTGGATCTCGCTACTACACGTATGCGCTTGAGGATTGGGTGTTTCAATCCGGTTTCGCGCGCGAAACACTCCTCAAGCATTTCGGGGTAAAGAATTTAAAAGGGTACGGAGTCGATCACTGCGATTACGGCATCATTGCCGCGGGTGCCGCCTTGCATTACCTCGCCGATACGCAGCACGACCAGTTGGCGCACATCCGCCGGGTACGCCGCGTAGAAGAGGAGAAATACGTGTGGATGGATCGCTTTACCATTCGCAATTTGGAGCTGCTTTTTACGCCCCACGAAGACGGTGTTACCCTACTTGATATTATGGATCGGACCATTAGTCCGATGGGCGCCCGTTTAATGAAGCGCTGGATCGCCCTAACGCTGAAGGAAATGCAGCCCATTTTGGATCGACACGAAGTCGTTGAATTTTTAGTGGGGGCGCCTCAACGGCGCGATTTGATCGCCGGGCAGCTAAAAGAGATCGGCGACTTGGAACGATTGGTTTCTAAGGTCAGTACGGCGCGGATCAACCCGCGGGAGATGAATCAGCTCCACAGATCGCTCGTGGCTCTAGAGCCGATCAAAGAGTTCGCGGAATGTGCTGAGCCCCGTTCGTTGAAACAGATCGGCGAGGAGTTGAACCCCTGTTCGTCGCTCCAAAAGATCATTGCGGAGCACCTGAAGGAGAATCCGCCCGTGCAAGTGAGCAAAGGCGGGGTCATTGCCGATGGCGTTTCGAAGGAGCTCGACGAATTGCGCGAGATCGTTGCAAACGGTAAAAAGTATTTGTTAGAGCTACAGCAGCGGGAGGCCGAAAAGACCGGAATAACCTCTTTGAAGGTGGCCTTTAATAACGTTTTTGGGTATTATTTAGAGGTGCGAAATACCTTTAAGGACAAGGTTCCCGAGGAGTGGGTGCGGAAGCAGACCTTGGTCAGTGCGGAGCGATACATCACCGAGGAGTTGAAGGAGCTGGAGAGTAAGATCTTGGGTGCCGAAGAGCGGATCTTGGCTTTGGAAAGCAATCTGTACGGAGCGTTGGTATCTCGATTGGCCGATTACATCGAACCTATTCAAAACGATGCTTATCAGCTTGCCCGGCTCGATGCTTTGAATGGGCTGGCTGTATTGGCAGAGGAAAGCCGATATGTGCGGCCTGAAATGAACGAGGAGTTCGCGATCGCCATCGATGCAGGGCGTCATCCCGTGATCGAGCGACAGTTGCCGTTAGGTGAGCAATATGTGAGTAATGATATTCGGCTCGATCGCGACGAGCAACAGATCATGATGATCACCGGGCCCAATATGTCGGGTAAGAGTGCCCTGCTGAGACAAACGGCACTGATCAGTTTAATGGCCCAGATGGGCAGTTTTGTTCCGGCCGACGCGGCCAAGCTGGGGCTGGTCGACAAAGTCTTCACTCGGGTAGGGGCGAGCGATAATATTTCGTTGGGTGAATCGACCTTCATGGTCGAGATGAACGAAACCGCCAGTATTCTGAACAATCTGAGCGAGCGGAGTTTAATCTTGTTGGATGAGATCGGACGGGGAACGAGTACCTATGATGGTATTTCGATCGCCTGGAGTATTGCGGAATTCTTGCACGAGCACCCGACCAAGGCCAAAACCTTGTTCGCAACGCATTATCACGAACTTAACGAGATGAGAGATCGGTTCGATAGGATCGTCAATTTCAATGTTAGTGTGCGCGAGGTGGACAAAAAGATCATTTTCTTAAGGAAGTTGGTGCCGGGTGGGAGCAATCACAGCTTCGGAATCCATGTAGCGCAGATGGCTGGTATGCCGGTGGCCGTGGTCGATCGCAGTAAGCAAATACTGAGTCAGCTCGAGCAGAGTCACGCCGAAGACCTTGCCGGGAATAGCGGTGATGCCGCTCGCGAAGTCCTGAAGGATATGTCAGGTGAAATGCAACTCAGTTTCTTCCAGCTCGATGATCCCATGCTTCAAAACATCAAAGAAGAGTTGATCAAGACCGACATCAACAACCTTACACCGGTCGAAGCACTCATGAAGCTCAATGAGATCAAAAAAATGGTGGGAGGGTAA
- a CDS encoding RNA methyltransferase, with amino-acid sequence MRKLRIHELDRLSPADFKGSEKVPVIAVLDNIRSLHNVGSVFRTADAFRLEAVYLCGITAQPPHREIEKTALGATETVQWQYFNDTLEAVKALRADGFLCVAVEQVEQSVDLRDWQPHPTDKVALILGNEVKGVQQKVIDQCDSAVEIPQFGTKHSLNVSISSGIVLWEAVKPFLLRLH; translated from the coding sequence ATGAGAAAACTAAGGATTCACGAGCTCGATCGCCTATCGCCCGCCGACTTTAAAGGTTCGGAAAAGGTACCCGTTATCGCGGTGCTCGATAACATCCGCAGCCTCCACAACGTAGGCTCGGTGTTCCGCACCGCCGACGCGTTCCGACTCGAAGCCGTGTACCTCTGCGGCATCACTGCGCAACCCCCGCATCGCGAGATCGAAAAGACCGCCCTCGGAGCCACCGAAACCGTGCAGTGGCAGTACTTCAACGACACTTTAGAGGCTGTTAAGGCCCTGCGGGCCGATGGGTTCCTTTGCGTGGCGGTTGAACAGGTGGAGCAAAGTGTCGACCTGCGCGACTGGCAACCCCATCCGACCGATAAGGTCGCCCTAATTCTCGGAAACGAAGTAAAAGGGGTTCAGCAAAAGGTCATCGATCAATGCGATTCCGCTGTCGAGATTCCTCAGTTTGGAACCAAGCACTCCTTGAATGTGAGTATTTCGAGCGGAATAGTACTCTGGGAAGCGGTTAAGCCCTTTTTATTGAGACTCCACTAA
- a CDS encoding OmpA family protein: MKKAAFFLASLFIMTTAVHAQGTSKIKDDYNTWSVQLHVGNLYGFGDGNGFLTDGLNENVGFDLGYGLNINKQFNHLFGLRIQGIFGTATGGVSSGEWGELSIMDFTAQGTINLTNLTLSRKSNQRFRMYLNAGIGLNSHDATIYDAMDNVSDDPEAQTSWVMPIGLGAMWKLNDNFFLDLNSTYRFSNSDYLNGVPRGTATDGYLYTSLGVGYIFGKKEQSADWVNPMDQMYMDLTNMQTTVDEISKDSDGDGVADMYDAENNTPAGVAVDGRGRAFDIDGDGVPDHVDEDPFTPKGASVTPDGREKDTDGDGVPDSRDREPNTPAGELVNFQGVTIPSGELNGAYLPSIYFALESSTISYANYERLAAVARALKMNPDAQIRIVGHADKTGSEKYNEKLAKARAQSVVDHLNKYYGIDMSRMEVAGKGETDPLADGQNKINRRVDFEVK, translated from the coding sequence ATGAAAAAGGCAGCCTTCTTCTTAGCGTCATTATTTATCATGACAACGGCAGTCCATGCTCAGGGAACCTCGAAAATCAAAGATGATTACAATACTTGGTCTGTGCAGCTCCACGTTGGTAATTTGTACGGTTTTGGTGACGGAAATGGCTTTTTGACTGATGGACTTAATGAAAATGTAGGATTTGATCTTGGTTATGGATTGAATATCAACAAGCAATTCAATCACTTGTTTGGCTTGCGAATTCAAGGGATCTTCGGAACTGCAACCGGTGGAGTCTCCAGCGGAGAATGGGGAGAGTTATCGATTATGGACTTCACAGCTCAGGGAACGATCAATTTGACCAACCTCACTTTATCACGCAAGAGCAACCAGCGATTCCGTATGTATTTGAACGCCGGTATTGGTTTAAATAGCCACGATGCTACAATTTACGATGCCATGGATAACGTAAGCGATGATCCAGAGGCTCAGACTTCTTGGGTTATGCCTATCGGATTGGGCGCCATGTGGAAGCTGAACGATAATTTTTTCTTGGATTTGAACAGTACTTATCGTTTCTCAAATTCAGACTACCTCAATGGTGTGCCTAGGGGAACAGCTACGGATGGATACCTGTACACCAGCCTTGGAGTGGGTTATATCTTCGGTAAAAAAGAGCAATCTGCCGACTGGGTAAACCCAATGGACCAAATGTACATGGATCTCACCAACATGCAGACTACCGTTGATGAGATCTCAAAAGACAGTGACGGCGATGGAGTTGCCGACATGTACGATGCCGAGAACAATACCCCTGCGGGTGTAGCGGTAGACGGACGTGGGCGCGCCTTCGACATCGACGGTGACGGAGTGCCCGATCACGTTGATGAAGATCCATTTACGCCTAAAGGTGCTTCTGTGACTCCTGATGGACGTGAAAAAGATACGGATGGCGACGGAGTACCCGATAGTCGTGACCGCGAGCCTAACACTCCGGCCGGAGAATTGGTGAACTTCCAGGGGGTAACCATTCCTTCAGGAGAGCTCAACGGAGCGTACTTGCCGAGTATTTACTTCGCATTGGAAAGCAGCACCATCAGTTACGCTAACTACGAGCGTTTGGCTGCTGTAGCTCGTGCTTTGAAAATGAATCCGGACGCCCAGATCCGCATCGTGGGTCACGCCGACAAGACCGGTAGCGAAAAGTACAACGAAAAATTGGCTAAAGCCCGAGCTCAATCTGTGGTTGATCATTTGAACAAGTACTACGGAATCGATATGAGCCGAATGGAGGTTGCCGGAAAAGGAGAGACCGACCCGTTGGCCGACGGACAAAACAAGATCAACCGCCGCGTAGATTTCGAAGTGAAGTAA
- a CDS encoding deoxynucleoside kinase: MGPYNYIAIEGNIGAGKTSLSEMIASDHGGKLVLEQFSDNPFLPKFYEDREKYAFPLEMSFLAERFQQLSDELPSADLFSTFTVSDYFVLKSLIFAEVNLSRDEFELYRRVFNLMYRQIPKPDLLVYLHRGVGELQRQIKMRGREYEQSIPDSYLEEVQASYFQFLKQQRTLSVVVLELGSLDFVGDRKVYERILEKMNQKYPEGMSILSLD, translated from the coding sequence TTGGGACCTTATAACTACATAGCCATAGAGGGGAATATCGGTGCGGGCAAGACCTCGCTGTCCGAGATGATCGCGAGTGACCACGGTGGTAAGCTGGTATTGGAGCAGTTTTCGGACAACCCTTTTTTGCCGAAATTCTACGAGGACCGCGAGAAGTACGCCTTTCCGCTCGAGATGAGTTTTTTGGCCGAGCGCTTTCAGCAATTGAGTGATGAACTGCCATCGGCCGACCTGTTCAGCACCTTTACGGTCAGCGATTACTTTGTGTTGAAGTCGCTGATCTTTGCCGAGGTGAATCTGTCGCGCGACGAATTCGAATTGTACCGCCGCGTATTCAATTTGATGTATCGCCAAATCCCCAAACCCGATCTGCTCGTATATCTACACCGAGGCGTCGGCGAACTCCAGCGGCAAATCAAAATGCGGGGTAGGGAATACGAGCAAAGTATTCCGGACAGCTATTTGGAGGAGGTACAAGCAAGTTATTTTCAGTTCTTGAAACAACAGCGCACTTTGTCCGTTGTGGTGTTGGAGCTGGGGTCTTTGGATTTCGTGGGCGATCGAAAAGTATACGAGCGCATTCTCGAGAAAATGAACCAAAAATACCCTGAGGGAATGTCCATTTTGAGTCTCGATTAA
- the folK gene encoding 2-amino-4-hydroxy-6-hydroxymethyldihydropteridine diphosphokinase, which translates to MEHLNEYYVALGSNLGDKAEHLRWAVAYLEQRGAVTAKSARFANSPEGFHSDNSFENAVVHWRTELNPEAALAYVLQGESLRGRPQRADGEVWSDRPIDMDLLMWSGGGWKSDRLTLPHPRMQSRAFVMVPLMRIHPQGEKFVVPEGAEKLTEVGTL; encoded by the coding sequence GTGGAACACCTGAACGAATATTACGTGGCCCTGGGTTCCAATTTGGGCGACAAAGCCGAACATTTACGCTGGGCGGTCGCTTATTTGGAGCAGCGCGGCGCGGTTACGGCCAAATCGGCCCGCTTTGCGAATTCGCCCGAAGGCTTCCATAGCGACAACAGCTTCGAAAATGCGGTAGTTCACTGGCGCACGGAGCTCAATCCCGAGGCGGCATTGGCTTACGTGCTACAAGGCGAATCGTTGCGGGGGCGCCCTCAACGGGCGGATGGGGAGGTATGGTCGGATCGCCCCATCGATATGGACCTGTTGATGTGGTCGGGCGGCGGCTGGAAAAGTGACCGGCTCACCTTACCGCATCCGCGAATGCAGAGTAGGGCGTTCGTTATGGTTCCCCTGATGCGCATCCACCCGCAGGGTGAGAAATTCGTTGTTCCGGAAGGTGCAGAAAAATTGACGGAGGTTGGGACCTTATAA
- the sppA gene encoding signal peptide peptidase SppA: MRQFLKFSLATVVGIFLFSLLSFLFLLAIVSTGSNEDKINKPHVLTLSLDEPIYDRTTESPFEIIDCIGLHDLIDQIAKARDSDNIKGIYLNVTFLQCGYASTREIRNALLDFKSTGKFVYAYSEGYTQKAYYLVSVADSVFLNPEGMMEFKGLQGKVSFPLDMLAKIGVEPQVIRHGKYKSAVEPFLRNDMSPANKEQTTAFIGSIWEAAINEIAESRGTTTDVLNGLADTMAIFMGDDALSGGLVDALVYKDEVQSLLRQKLGQAEDEEIRSIALSDWKNVKGNTPITTDYIAVIYAQGDIISGEGSEYQIGSGRISKAIRDARRDDKVKAIVLRMNSPGGDALASDVILREVELAKAEKPVIVSMGDLAASGGYYISCKADHIFAEPNTITGSIGVFGVLFNPEELLNNKIGIHFDQVVTNEHADFGDPTRALNEFEEAKILNVIEDIYADFIGHVAKGRGMEVAEVDSIGQGRVWSGSDALEIGLVDELGGIEDALAMAAERAEVDEYRILSLPLQKDPIREILDELMGSMETRALKSKVGPLYPYFEQLEQLQNMRGIQARMPFNVELN, from the coding sequence ATGCGTCAATTCCTTAAATTTTCCTTGGCTACCGTCGTCGGGATCTTCCTGTTTAGCCTCCTTTCGTTCTTGTTTCTCTTGGCGATAGTCAGCACAGGCAGCAATGAAGATAAGATCAACAAGCCTCACGTGCTCACCCTGAGCCTCGACGAACCCATTTACGACCGCACTACCGAGAGCCCTTTCGAGATTATCGACTGTATTGGACTGCACGATCTCATCGATCAAATCGCGAAAGCTCGTGACAGCGACAACATCAAAGGGATTTACCTCAACGTTACCTTTTTGCAGTGTGGCTATGCCTCCACACGCGAGATCCGCAATGCACTGCTCGATTTCAAATCGACCGGCAAATTCGTTTACGCCTACAGCGAGGGTTATACCCAAAAAGCCTACTACCTCGTGTCGGTGGCCGACAGCGTGTTCCTGAACCCGGAAGGCATGATGGAATTCAAAGGACTTCAGGGTAAAGTGAGCTTTCCGCTCGATATGCTGGCCAAGATCGGCGTGGAGCCACAGGTGATTCGCCACGGAAAATACAAGAGTGCGGTGGAGCCGTTTTTGCGTAACGATATGTCCCCTGCCAACAAAGAGCAAACCACCGCATTCATTGGCTCCATTTGGGAAGCGGCCATTAACGAGATTGCCGAGAGTCGCGGAACCACTACCGACGTTTTGAACGGGCTGGCTGATACTATGGCTATTTTTATGGGTGATGACGCCCTCTCGGGCGGATTAGTAGACGCGCTCGTTTATAAGGACGAAGTGCAGTCGTTGCTGCGTCAAAAGCTAGGTCAAGCCGAAGACGAAGAAATTCGTTCAATTGCGCTAAGCGATTGGAAAAACGTCAAAGGCAACACTCCAATAACCACCGACTACATCGCCGTCATCTACGCACAGGGCGATATCATTTCAGGTGAAGGTTCAGAATATCAAATTGGATCGGGCCGCATTTCGAAAGCGATCCGCGACGCGCGACGCGATGATAAAGTAAAGGCCATCGTACTGCGTATGAACTCTCCAGGAGGCGACGCCCTCGCCTCAGACGTGATCCTGCGCGAAGTCGAACTCGCCAAGGCGGAAAAACCCGTGATCGTTTCGATGGGCGATTTGGCTGCCTCGGGCGGATACTACATCAGCTGTAAAGCCGACCACATCTTCGCTGAACCCAATACCATTACCGGATCCATTGGAGTATTTGGCGTGCTGTTTAATCCGGAGGAGTTGTTGAACAATAAGATCGGTATCCATTTTGATCAGGTCGTAACCAATGAACACGCCGACTTTGGAGATCCTACACGGGCGCTGAACGAATTCGAGGAGGCCAAGATCCTCAACGTCATTGAAGACATCTACGCCGATTTCATCGGTCACGTGGCCAAAGGTCGCGGCATGGAAGTCGCCGAGGTCGACAGCATTGGTCAAGGTCGCGTGTGGAGCGGTTCCGATGCCCTCGAGATCGGTTTGGTCGATGAGTTGGGCGGAATTGAAGATGCATTGGCCATGGCCGCTGAACGCGCCGAGGTCGACGAGTACCGAATTTTGTCGTTGCCCCTACAAAAGGACCCGATTCGGGAGATTCTGGATGAGCTCATGGGCAGTATGGAAACCCGAGCCCTTAAAAGCAAGGTCGGACCCTTGTACCCTTATTTTGAGCAATTAGAGCAGCTTCAGAACATGCGCGGTATTCAAGCCCGCATGCCATTCAACGTCGAATTGAACTGA
- a CDS encoding queuosine precursor transporter produces the protein MVAEPHSEEQKRRAQRVYLLLATLFVTALVTCNLIANKFISVDLGFKTFVISAGVLPYPATFLITDILSEIYGRRRTNEVVFAGFAASVFVLFILWLGHQFPAIENSPVNDDQYGTVFQNSWRVISASMIAYLAAQLVDIRIFHFWKGVTKGKHLWLRNNFSTIFSQLVDTTLVVSVIFIGLTPVANIGQMILDGWLFKIICAVVDTIFIYAAVGWFRKRFALAHGEELRM, from the coding sequence ATCGTCGCCGAACCTCATTCCGAAGAACAAAAACGCCGAGCTCAACGGGTTTACTTGCTGTTGGCCACACTATTCGTGACGGCCTTGGTTACCTGTAACCTCATCGCCAACAAGTTCATCAGCGTCGATCTGGGGTTCAAGACCTTCGTGATCTCGGCCGGAGTTCTGCCGTATCCCGCTACGTTCTTGATCACGGATATTCTGAGTGAGATCTACGGACGACGACGCACCAACGAAGTCGTTTTTGCCGGATTCGCGGCGAGCGTTTTCGTGCTGTTCATCCTGTGGCTCGGTCACCAGTTTCCGGCCATTGAGAATTCTCCGGTAAACGACGATCAATACGGGACGGTATTTCAGAATTCATGGCGGGTGATCTCCGCATCCATGATCGCTTACCTAGCCGCCCAATTGGTCGACATCCGCATTTTCCACTTTTGGAAGGGCGTCACCAAGGGCAAGCACCTTTGGCTGCGCAACAACTTCAGCACCATCTTTTCGCAATTGGTAGATACCACCTTGGTCGTTTCAGTGATCTTTATCGGACTCACTCCCGTAGCGAATATCGGCCAAATGATCCTCGACGGTTGGCTCTTCAAGATCATCTGCGCCGTGGTCGATACCATTTTCATTTACGCCGCCGTCGGGTGGTTCAGGAAGCGGTTTGCCTTAGCGCATGGGGAGGAGCTCCGGATGTAG
- a CDS encoding DUF2797 domain-containing protein, whose amino-acid sequence MTTYTGPLAKMNTELASPTRYTLPLGDEMIDVNGLIGRILSMRFTGRIRCFCGELKTKVYRQNFCYNCFWEKPQAGDPIFHPEKSQAHLGIEDRDLEWEKANQLQSHIVYLAVSSGLKVGVTRKRQVPTRWIDQGASYAIRLAETPNRYLAGAIEVALKEHLKDKTVWQRMLKNEVPDLDLRSEKRRVANLLDEELGQYVTEDDSITDIEYPVKVFPTKTKSLNLQKVETFEGELTGIKGQYLIFGDQAVFNVRNNEGLIIDLNVQ is encoded by the coding sequence ATGACGACCTACACCGGACCCCTCGCTAAAATGAATACAGAGCTCGCCAGCCCTACCCGATATACCCTTCCCCTGGGCGATGAAATGATCGATGTTAACGGCCTCATCGGCCGGATTCTTTCGATGCGTTTTACAGGTCGCATTCGCTGCTTCTGCGGCGAACTAAAGACGAAGGTTTACCGTCAGAACTTTTGCTACAACTGCTTTTGGGAAAAGCCTCAGGCGGGCGATCCTATTTTCCACCCCGAAAAGAGTCAGGCCCATTTGGGCATCGAGGACCGTGACCTCGAGTGGGAAAAAGCCAATCAATTGCAGTCACACATCGTATATTTGGCCGTTTCGAGTGGACTCAAGGTCGGAGTCACGCGGAAACGGCAGGTCCCGACCCGGTGGATCGACCAAGGTGCGAGTTACGCCATCCGACTGGCCGAAACCCCCAATCGTTATTTGGCCGGAGCCATTGAAGTAGCATTAAAAGAGCACTTGAAGGACAAAACAGTTTGGCAGCGCATGCTCAAGAACGAGGTGCCGGATCTCGACCTTCGGTCCGAAAAACGCCGTGTGGCCAATTTGCTCGACGAGGAGCTGGGCCAATACGTGACCGAAGATGATTCGATTACGGACATTGAATATCCGGTAAAGGTATTCCCGACCAAGACCAAAAGTTTGAACCTACAAAAGGTGGAAACGTTCGAAGGCGAACTCACCGGCATCAAGGGACAGTATTTGATCTTTGGGGATCAAGCGGTCTTTAATGTGCGAAATAATGAAGGGTTGATTATTGACCTCAATGTGCAGTAG
- a CDS encoding GH3 auxin-responsive promoter family protein encodes MAVKFPLINSVLAWVMKKRFHEIELFMKYPLEVQREWQMKLVRSARDTAYGKEFGFEDMRHYEDYRNRVPVVSYEDLVPRIDRLRKGEQNILWPTEIKWFAKSSGTTSQRSKFLPVSQESLEECHFNTGKDMLSIYCNLNPNTQMFTGKSLMMAGSATTIDSENKSYYGDLSAILVNNLPFWADFLSTPDNKTALIENFEEKLAKTVEITVKENVTSLTGVPSWMLVTCHKVLEATGKDNLLEVWPNLELFIHGGVAFTPYREQFKQLIPRDDVYFMETYNASEGFFAIKDRLDSYDMLLMLDYGIFYEFLPEGEWNKEFPKAFGLDEVRIGEQYAVVISTNAGLWRYKIGDTIEFTSLYPFRIRITGRTKYFINAFGEEVIQDNAERALAIACEKTGAQVREYTGGPVYMKDGAGGAHEWVIEFEREPEDLSFFVDALDSTLKVLNTDYEAKRHKDMALKPPIVHVARPGLFFNWMKNRGKLGGQNKVPRLANHRNYLDELIEMNGT; translated from the coding sequence ATGGCGGTCAAATTTCCTTTAATCAACAGCGTTTTGGCGTGGGTCATGAAAAAGCGATTCCACGAGATCGAGCTGTTCATGAAATACCCGCTCGAGGTACAGCGCGAGTGGCAAATGAAGCTGGTGCGCAGTGCCCGCGATACTGCGTATGGTAAGGAGTTCGGATTCGAAGATATGCGCCACTACGAAGATTACCGCAATCGCGTTCCCGTGGTGAGCTACGAAGACTTGGTGCCGCGGATCGATCGCCTTCGCAAAGGTGAGCAAAATATTCTGTGGCCAACCGAGATCAAATGGTTTGCGAAATCGAGTGGTACTACGAGCCAGCGAAGTAAATTCTTGCCCGTATCACAGGAAAGCCTCGAAGAGTGCCATTTCAATACGGGTAAGGATATGCTGTCCATCTACTGCAACTTGAATCCAAACACGCAGATGTTCACCGGAAAGAGTCTCATGATGGCCGGAAGCGCCACCACCATCGACTCCGAGAATAAAAGCTATTACGGCGACCTCAGTGCCATCCTCGTGAACAACCTACCCTTTTGGGCCGACTTCCTCAGCACGCCGGACAACAAAACGGCACTGATCGAAAATTTCGAAGAAAAGTTGGCTAAAACGGTGGAAATCACGGTAAAGGAAAACGTGACCTCACTGACCGGGGTACCATCTTGGATGCTCGTGACCTGCCACAAGGTACTCGAGGCCACCGGAAAGGACAATCTGCTCGAAGTTTGGCCCAACCTCGAGCTCTTTATCCACGGCGGCGTGGCCTTTACCCCTTACCGCGAGCAGTTTAAGCAGCTGATTCCGCGCGACGATGTGTATTTCATGGAAACGTACAACGCGTCGGAGGGCTTCTTCGCCATCAAGGATCGGCTCGACAGCTACGATATGCTGCTCATGCTCGACTACGGCATCTTCTACGAATTCTTACCCGAAGGCGAGTGGAACAAGGAGTTCCCCAAGGCGTTCGGACTCGACGAAGTGCGCATTGGTGAGCAGTACGCCGTGGTGATCAGCACCAATGCCGGTCTCTGGCGCTATAAGATTGGCGACACCATCGAATTCACCTCCTTGTATCCCTTTAGGATTCGCATCACCGGCAGAACCAAGTACTTCATAAACGCCTTTGGCGAGGAGGTGATCCAGGATAACGCCGAGCGCGCCTTGGCCATCGCTTGCGAAAAAACAGGGGCTCAGGTACGCGAATACACGGGCGGACCCGTTTATATGAAGGATGGTGCCGGCGGTGCGCATGAGTGGGTCATCGAATTCGAACGCGAGCCCGAAGACCTCAGCTTCTTCGTCGATGCCCTCGACAGCACCCTCAAAGTGCTCAACACCGATTACGAAGCCAAACGCCATAAAGACATGGCCCTGAAGCCACCGATCGTGCACGTCGCGCGTCCAGGCCTCTTTTTTAATTGGATGAAGAACCGCGGAAAACTGGGCGGACAAAACAAAGTACCACGCCTCGCCAACCACCGCAACTACCTCGATGAACTCATCGAAATGAACGGCACATGA